The proteins below are encoded in one region of Akkermansiaceae bacterium:
- the tcdA gene encoding tRNA cyclic N6-threonylcarbamoyladenosine(37) synthase TcdA translates to MRFGGIERLYGKKAMEKFQRAHVCVVGIGGVGSWIVEALARSGIGHITMIDLDEICITNINRQLHAMDGEIGRQKTAAMASRIQAINPDCKVTCLEAFFSHRNADEILDQGFDYVIDAIDRVQSKSLLLNGCHQRGIPVISCGGAGGLRDPSQIRIDDISRCYNDSLMNQVRRNLRAKYGFPMGADPQKKIKARKFHIDCIFSTERPVYPQCDGEVSEQKPKTMGEEGTRLNCVSGYGSITHMTATFGFFAVSRCLQKLAS, encoded by the coding sequence ATGCGTTTTGGCGGTATCGAGAGGCTGTATGGCAAGAAGGCGATGGAAAAGTTCCAGCGTGCCCACGTCTGCGTGGTCGGCATCGGCGGTGTGGGTTCTTGGATCGTCGAGGCTCTTGCCAGATCAGGAATCGGCCACATCACGATGATCGACCTGGACGAGATCTGCATCACTAACATCAACCGCCAGCTGCATGCGATGGATGGGGAGATCGGCCGACAAAAAACCGCAGCCATGGCCAGCCGCATCCAGGCGATCAATCCGGACTGCAAGGTCACCTGCCTGGAGGCCTTCTTCAGTCACCGCAACGCGGATGAAATCCTCGACCAGGGGTTTGACTACGTCATCGATGCCATCGACCGCGTGCAGTCAAAATCACTCCTTCTCAACGGCTGCCATCAGCGCGGTATCCCGGTGATCAGTTGTGGTGGTGCGGGCGGGTTGCGCGATCCTTCACAAATCCGTATCGATGACATTTCACGCTGCTACAATGACAGCCTGATGAACCAGGTTCGCAGGAACCTTCGGGCAAAATACGGCTTCCCCATGGGCGCCGACCCTCAAAAGAAAATCAAGGCCCGCAAATTCCACATCGACTGCATTTTCTCAACCGAGCGTCCCGTTTACCCCCAATGCGATGGTGAGGTCTCTGAACAGAAACCCAAAACCATGGGTGAAGAAGGCACCCGGCTCAATTGCGTCTCAGGCTATGGCAGCATCACACACATGACCGCC
- a CDS encoding NUDIX hydrolase — protein METKTLAEGKYLGLYESGTWEFAARPNSTGVVGILPITDDGQLVLVEQFRVPVQARVIEIPAGLVGDEAEFVHESLTGTARRELLEETGYLAEHVTPLLSSPTSAGMTSETTHFFAATGLTREHQGGGTEHEDILVHHVRLDEVQDWLAAKQSDGLLIDFKIHACLCLAHQQGIMRF, from the coding sequence ATGGAAACCAAAACACTTGCCGAAGGCAAATACCTTGGACTTTACGAGAGTGGCACCTGGGAGTTCGCTGCACGTCCTAACAGCACAGGAGTCGTCGGTATTCTCCCCATCACAGATGACGGGCAGCTTGTACTCGTCGAACAGTTCCGTGTTCCGGTGCAAGCGAGGGTGATTGAAATCCCGGCTGGCCTCGTGGGTGACGAAGCCGAGTTTGTGCACGAGTCACTCACTGGCACGGCCAGACGTGAGCTGCTGGAAGAAACCGGCTACCTCGCTGAGCACGTCACCCCATTGTTGAGCTCCCCTACCTCAGCCGGAATGACCTCCGAGACAACCCACTTTTTTGCTGCCACCGGACTCACCCGTGAACATCAAGGTGGCGGCACCGAGCATGAGGATATCCTTGTCCACCACGTCCGGCTCGATGAAGTCCAGGACTGGTTGGCAGCCAAGCAATCAGACGGCCTGCTCATTGATTTTAAAATCCATGCGTGTTTGTGCCTGGCGCACCAACAAGGCATCATGCGTTTTTGA